A window of Rhodococcus sp. SGAir0479 contains these coding sequences:
- the fes gene encoding enterochelin esterase: MSAVTPEELERRLQAQGGPLIDPGPPGCVTATFVYRVPDGSPVRHVYLDANGITDRRSPERNALRRVPGGDLWTLAVDVPERWRGGYGFLPRVEPITRPATGQTEWEWWRGVLTGLVADDHSRFPAFSSMGLRPRSEAVMPGAPPQRWWTPGVPARGTLTEETRALAGVGRSVWVYEPPGLAAEDRPVVVVFDGRVAAVEMPIAPAFDRFGERDLRVPLVVMIDSIDPGLRSRELPCSTAFLNALTGDLLPHLQESWCATGDPRSVVVAGSSYGGLAATFAALQAPESFGGAVSLSGSFWWPRAETVGRSVQAQLADLEVSKSRFWMAAGLLEPRLLDENREVRDLLRNKGFDVDYREFCGGHDYVQWRELLVEGAAALLGPAA; this comes from the coding sequence ATGTCGGCCGTCACGCCCGAGGAGCTGGAGCGGCGCCTGCAAGCGCAGGGTGGGCCCCTGATCGATCCGGGCCCGCCCGGCTGCGTGACCGCGACCTTTGTGTACCGGGTACCCGACGGTTCGCCGGTTCGGCACGTCTACCTCGACGCCAACGGCATCACCGATCGCCGCAGCCCCGAGCGCAACGCGCTCCGGCGGGTGCCCGGCGGCGACCTGTGGACGCTGGCCGTCGACGTCCCGGAACGGTGGCGCGGTGGCTACGGCTTCCTGCCCCGTGTCGAGCCGATCACCCGCCCGGCCACCGGGCAGACGGAGTGGGAGTGGTGGCGCGGGGTGCTCACCGGACTCGTCGCCGACGACCACAGCCGGTTTCCGGCGTTCTCGTCGATGGGACTGCGCCCCCGGTCGGAGGCCGTCATGCCGGGCGCTCCGCCGCAACGGTGGTGGACGCCCGGCGTGCCCGCCCGCGGGACGCTGACGGAGGAGACGCGGGCACTCGCGGGCGTGGGCCGCAGCGTCTGGGTCTACGAACCTCCCGGGCTGGCCGCCGAGGACCGACCGGTGGTGGTCGTCTTCGACGGCCGGGTTGCGGCGGTGGAGATGCCGATCGCGCCCGCGTTCGACCGGTTCGGCGAGCGGGACCTCCGGGTGCCGCTGGTGGTGATGATCGACAGCATCGATCCGGGGCTGCGCTCGCGCGAGCTGCCCTGCAGCACCGCCTTTCTGAACGCGCTCACCGGCGACCTGCTGCCGCATCTGCAGGAAAGCTGGTGTGCAACAGGCGATCCCAGATCCGTCGTGGTCGCCGGTTCGAGCTACGGCGGTCTGGCCGCCACGTTCGCCGCGTTGCAGGCACCCGAGAGCTTCGGTGGTGCGGTGAGCCTGTCCGGCTCGTTCTGGTGGCCCCGTGCCGAGACGGTGGGACGTTCGGTCCAGGCGCAGCTGGCCGATCTCGAGGTGAGCAAGTCGCGTTTCTGGATGGCGGCCGGCCTCCTCGAGCCCCGGCTGCTCGACGAGAACCGTGAGGTGCGAGACCTGCTTCGAAACAAGGGCTTCGACGTGGACTACCGCGAGTTCTGCGGTGGTCACGACTACGTCCAGTGGCGGGAACTCCTCGTCGAGGGTGCGGCGGCACTGCTGGGGCCGGCCGCCTGA
- a CDS encoding isopenicillin N synthase family dioxygenase codes for MTSIFDSIPTIDVAALRSADPAARRTVVDELGRAARDVGFAQLVGHGIDPSLFDALLTATKTFFALPYDEKMRVYIGRSTNHRGYVPAGEEVFAGATPDHKEAYDLSIDLPSDHPEHLAGNPLLGPNQWPALDGFAEPVDAYYRAAFSLGRILLRAFAEALGEDADLFDRHVTTPPSQLRLIHYPHDPSAADRPGIGAHTDYEVFTLLRPTAPGLEVLNGNGEWIDVPYRDDAIVLNIGDLLEIWTNGRFAATSHRVRKVAEERYSFPLFFNVDYHTRVAPLPQFVDADGPRYDAVVAGEHLFAQTAQSFTYLRRRIEKGHVSLPDGARPLYSLGREAQRSAALS; via the coding sequence ATGACCTCCATTTTCGACTCGATCCCCACCATCGACGTGGCAGCCCTGCGCTCCGCCGATCCGGCAGCGCGACGCACCGTCGTCGACGAATTGGGCCGTGCGGCAAGAGACGTCGGCTTCGCACAGCTGGTCGGGCACGGGATCGACCCGTCCCTGTTCGACGCCCTGCTGACCGCGACGAAGACGTTTTTCGCGCTCCCGTACGACGAGAAGATGCGGGTCTACATCGGCCGCTCCACCAACCACCGCGGATATGTACCGGCAGGCGAGGAGGTGTTCGCGGGCGCGACCCCGGACCACAAGGAGGCGTACGACCTCTCGATCGACCTGCCTTCCGACCACCCGGAGCACCTGGCCGGCAACCCCCTACTCGGGCCCAATCAGTGGCCGGCGCTGGACGGATTCGCCGAGCCGGTGGACGCCTACTACCGAGCCGCCTTCTCGCTGGGACGGATCCTGCTGCGCGCCTTCGCCGAAGCTCTCGGCGAAGATGCGGATCTGTTCGACCGTCATGTCACCACACCCCCGTCCCAACTGCGCCTGATCCACTACCCGCACGACCCGTCCGCGGCGGACCGGCCGGGGATCGGCGCCCATACCGACTACGAGGTGTTCACGCTCCTGCGGCCCACGGCCCCGGGCCTCGAAGTGCTCAACGGGAACGGGGAGTGGATCGACGTGCCGTACCGGGACGACGCCATCGTCCTCAACATCGGTGACCTGTTGGAGATCTGGACCAACGGCCGCTTCGCCGCCACGTCGCACCGGGTACGCAAGGTCGCCGAGGAACGATACTCGTTCCCACTCTTCTTCAACGTCGACTACCACACCCGCGTGGCTCCACTACCGCAGTTCGTCGATGCCGACGGTCCTCGGTACGACGCGGTGGTCGCGGGCGAGCACCTGTTCGCCCAGACCGCACAGAGTTTCACGTATCTCCGCCGCCGGATCGAGAAGGGACACGTCTCCCTTCCCGACGGAGCCCGCCCCCTCTACTCGCTCGGACGTGAGGCGCAGCGCAGCGCCGCCCTCTCCTGA
- a CDS encoding sodium:solute symporter family protein — translation MIITGVAVFLVVLLGAGFYSTRRVRGQAGNFLLAGRSLSAPIVAVILMSQVIDSNATLGSADLAAGFGFWAGAAMPIGVALAVLLAGAFFARKLHASGVVTLPEYFARRFGRGTEITASILTVGSFAILLAGNLVALGFLLEYFVGISYTAAVLVLIPFVLAYTMAGGMFASVYTGLVQFAVMAVGIVGLGLWVALGPGFSTPDGLGAGNLGQLSDPAQGAAVNWATIVALGLGNLVAIDMMQRIFSAKSAHSAQRACFSAATGILVLCVPLSFVALAAVNIVGDAAADAPILYVLLGEYAPTWLGILVISGLVTASLTTVSGILLSTSTVLVRNIFRVGGENASMSSDVMKATRLAMIPMAAIGALVALRVPQTGILLTLTFDLLLASLVVPFVLGVFWKRGDGRAVAAAAIAGIGVRLGFFVLTPTIYGVENTLLYIPNDLVTASVDGWTTFLAAAVSLAAYLLVALATGPARTSAPVPAPAPIRVPGPTPETVPVH, via the coding sequence ATGATCATCACCGGCGTTGCCGTGTTCCTCGTCGTACTCCTCGGCGCGGGCTTCTACTCCACACGCAGGGTCCGCGGCCAGGCAGGGAACTTCCTGCTCGCCGGCCGGTCCCTGTCGGCTCCCATCGTCGCCGTCATCCTGATGTCGCAGGTGATCGACTCGAACGCCACGCTCGGCAGCGCCGACCTGGCGGCCGGCTTCGGCTTCTGGGCCGGTGCCGCCATGCCCATCGGCGTCGCGCTCGCGGTACTGCTGGCCGGTGCGTTCTTCGCTCGGAAGCTGCACGCCTCCGGCGTTGTGACACTGCCCGAGTACTTCGCCCGCCGATTCGGGCGCGGCACCGAGATCACGGCATCGATTCTCACCGTCGGCAGCTTCGCGATCCTGCTCGCCGGCAATCTGGTCGCCCTCGGCTTTCTCCTCGAGTACTTCGTGGGCATCAGCTACACCGCAGCCGTTCTGGTGCTCATCCCCTTCGTTCTCGCCTACACGATGGCCGGTGGCATGTTCGCCAGCGTCTACACCGGGCTCGTGCAGTTCGCGGTCATGGCCGTCGGCATCGTCGGCCTGGGACTGTGGGTCGCGCTCGGCCCCGGCTTCTCCACCCCCGACGGTCTCGGCGCCGGCAACCTCGGGCAGCTGTCCGATCCCGCGCAGGGTGCCGCGGTCAACTGGGCCACGATCGTCGCCCTCGGCCTGGGCAACCTCGTCGCGATCGACATGATGCAGCGCATCTTCTCGGCGAAGTCCGCACACAGCGCGCAGCGCGCCTGCTTCAGCGCCGCCACGGGGATCCTGGTGCTGTGCGTGCCGCTGTCGTTCGTCGCTCTCGCAGCGGTGAACATCGTCGGCGACGCCGCCGCGGACGCACCCATCCTGTACGTCCTCCTCGGCGAGTACGCCCCGACGTGGCTGGGGATCCTGGTCATCTCCGGCCTGGTCACAGCGTCGCTCACCACCGTCAGCGGCATCCTGCTCTCCACGTCGACCGTTCTGGTGCGCAACATCTTCCGCGTCGGCGGTGAGAACGCGTCGATGTCGTCCGACGTCATGAAGGCCACCCGCCTGGCGATGATCCCGATGGCGGCGATCGGTGCGCTGGTCGCGCTGCGCGTGCCGCAGACCGGCATTCTCCTCACCCTGACGTTCGACCTGCTGCTGGCGAGCCTGGTGGTGCCGTTCGTCCTGGGGGTCTTCTGGAAGCGCGGCGACGGCCGGGCGGTCGCCGCCGCGGCGATCGCGGGGATCGGCGTCCGACTCGGGTTCTTCGTCCTCACTCCCACGATCTACGGCGTCGAGAACACCCTGCTGTACATCCCCAACGATCTCGTCACCGCCTCGGTGGACGGTTGGACGACGTTCCTGGCCGCCGCCGTCTCGCTGGCCGCGTACCTGCTGGTGGCCCTGGCGACCGGGCCGGCCCGCACGTCGGCGCCGGTCCCGGCGCCCGCCCCGATCCGGGTGCCCGGGCCCACGCCGGAAACCGTCCCGGTTCACTGA